One Oharaeibacter diazotrophicus DNA window includes the following coding sequences:
- a CDS encoding peptidoglycan-binding domain-containing protein, translated as MACAAAPLSAGRGVLRRGEKGEAVWVLRMRLAGRGCAAGAPDGWYGNATEQAVRAAQRELGLAVDGVVGPRTAKAPDFDW; from the coding sequence ATGGCCTGCGCCGCGGCCCCCCTTTCCGCCGGCCGAGGCGTGCTGCGCCGCGGGGAAAAGGGCGAGGCGGTGTGGGTGCTGCGGATGCGCCTCGCTGGTCGGGGCTGTGCCGCGGGCGCGCCCGACGGCTGGTACGGCAACGCTACCGAACAGGCCGTGCGGGCTGCGCAGCGCGAGCTCGGCTTGGCGGTCGACGGCGTCGTGGGGCCGCGGACAGCCAAGGCGCCGGACTTCGACTGGTGA
- the csb2 gene encoding type I-G CRISPR-associated protein Csb2, with protein sequence MTELALYLEIRLVTGRFHGLGDWPPSPFRLFSALVAGAFAGQWGAEDPAPKQAVFRWLERLPPPTIAAPFTTVARSTTIYVPNNDLDAVDGDPDRVAEIRGSTKTFRPRLFDPDVPLLYVWRLAGDGAPAADLLGLAERLHTLGRGIDPAFARGEILEAAEAERRLTDHGGPVFRPGGAGVSSLPCPGAGSFDQLAARHAATLKRFEARADGRSRRTVFTQAPRPTPLLVPYDAPDQVLLYDLVRPTGERVVRDGRTALRLAETVRDRLAERLIAAMPGREAEIRRIVRGEGAGDADKRRRLAFLPLPSIGHAQSDFGIRRVAVRVPAECPLLPDDLRWGLSGLDLGDVDPKTGEAPDDDGPILMEAEERGMLGHYAGSPSRRWRSVTPVALPRTPHRGGGGAERLRSEADAAKALLQALRHAGLDSTAAAVRIQREPFDAHGTRADTLDAGRFDPGRLVHAELDFPRPIAGPVVVGDGRFLGLGLFRPSRTAPAIVAFALAEPVAEAAGPALVAAFRRALMARVGSHLGQRDGLPAFFSGHEADGSPCAAEPHAHLFVALDPGPAPRLLAIAPHRVDRRPRGRDLPYERECRRLDEALAGLVDLRAGTAGRFTLAPLREPGDGDPLIGPFRSFVSATPYCPCRHPGRRADPAAFVADDAASACRTFGLPSPVVTVLDLARGRRGGLAARLRLDFAVAVEGPILLGRDAHTGGGLFRGVEGR encoded by the coding sequence ATGACCGAGCTCGCTCTGTACCTCGAGATCCGCCTCGTCACCGGCCGCTTCCACGGCCTCGGGGACTGGCCGCCCTCGCCGTTCCGCCTGTTCTCGGCGCTGGTCGCGGGGGCGTTCGCCGGGCAATGGGGTGCCGAGGATCCGGCGCCCAAGCAGGCCGTGTTCCGCTGGTTGGAGCGTCTGCCCCCGCCGACGATCGCGGCGCCGTTCACGACGGTGGCCCGTTCGACCACGATCTACGTGCCGAACAACGACCTCGACGCCGTCGACGGCGACCCGGACCGCGTCGCCGAGATCCGCGGCTCGACCAAGACCTTCCGCCCGCGCCTGTTCGATCCGGACGTGCCGTTGCTCTACGTCTGGCGCCTCGCCGGCGACGGCGCCCCCGCCGCCGACCTGCTCGGGCTCGCCGAGCGGCTGCACACCCTCGGCCGGGGCATCGACCCGGCCTTCGCACGCGGCGAGATCCTCGAGGCCGCCGAAGCGGAGCGCCGGCTGACGGACCACGGCGGACCGGTGTTCCGGCCCGGCGGTGCGGGCGTGTCGAGCCTCCCCTGCCCGGGGGCGGGCAGCTTCGACCAGCTCGCCGCGCGCCACGCCGCGACGCTGAAGCGGTTCGAGGCCCGGGCCGACGGCCGCAGCCGGCGAACGGTCTTCACCCAGGCGCCGAGGCCGACGCCGTTGCTGGTTCCCTACGACGCCCCTGACCAGGTCCTGCTCTACGATCTCGTCCGGCCGACCGGCGAGCGCGTCGTCCGCGACGGCCGGACCGCGCTCCGCCTCGCCGAAACCGTACGCGACCGTCTCGCCGAGCGCCTGATCGCGGCGATGCCGGGCCGCGAGGCCGAGATCCGCCGCATCGTCCGCGGCGAAGGCGCCGGCGACGCGGACAAGCGGCGCCGGCTCGCCTTCCTGCCGCTGCCCTCGATCGGACACGCGCAGTCCGACTTCGGCATTCGCCGGGTCGCCGTGCGCGTGCCGGCGGAATGTCCCCTGCTCCCGGACGATCTGCGCTGGGGCCTCTCCGGCCTCGACCTCGGCGACGTCGATCCGAAGACTGGCGAAGCGCCGGACGACGACGGCCCCATCCTGATGGAAGCGGAAGAGCGCGGCATGCTCGGCCACTACGCGGGCTCACCGTCCCGGCGCTGGCGGAGCGTCACGCCGGTCGCGCTGCCGCGAACGCCCCACCGTGGCGGTGGCGGCGCGGAGCGGCTCCGCTCCGAGGCCGATGCGGCCAAGGCCCTGCTGCAGGCGCTGCGCCATGCCGGTCTGGACTCCACGGCGGCGGCGGTGCGGATCCAGCGCGAGCCCTTCGACGCCCACGGCACCCGGGCGGACACGCTCGACGCGGGCCGGTTCGATCCCGGCCGTCTCGTCCACGCCGAACTGGACTTCCCGCGGCCGATCGCCGGCCCGGTCGTCGTCGGTGACGGCCGTTTCCTCGGCCTCGGCCTGTTCCGGCCATCGCGGACGGCGCCCGCCATCGTCGCCTTCGCGCTCGCCGAACCGGTGGCCGAGGCCGCCGGTCCGGCGCTGGTCGCCGCCTTCCGCCGGGCCCTGATGGCACGGGTCGGTTCCCACCTCGGGCAACGCGACGGTCTGCCGGCGTTCTTCTCGGGCCACGAGGCCGACGGGAGCCCCTGCGCCGCCGAACCGCACGCCCACCTTTTCGTAGCCCTGGACCCCGGGCCGGCGCCGCGCCTCCTCGCCATCGCCCCGCACCGGGTCGACCGCCGCCCCCGCGGCCGCGACCTGCCCTACGAACGCGAGTGCCGCCGGTTGGACGAGGCGCTCGCCGGTCTCGTCGACCTCAGGGCCGGCACCGCCGGGCGCTTCACGCTCGCCCCGCTGCGCGAGCCTGGCGACGGCGACCCGCTGATCGGCCCATTCCGGAGCTTCGTCTCGGCGACGCCCTACTGCCCGTGCCGCCATCCCGGCCGCCGCGCCGATCCCGCCGCCTTCGTCGCCGACGACGCCGCCTCGGCCTGCCGCACATTCGGGCTGCCGTCGCCGGTGGTCACCGTTCTGGACCTCGCCCGCGGCCGCCGCGGCGGCCTCGCCGCCCGCCTGCGGCTCGACTTCGCCGTGGCCGTCGAGGGGCCCATCCTCCTCGGCCGCGACGCGCACACGGGCGGCGGCCTGTTCCGCGGGGTGGAGGGGCGTTGA
- a CDS encoding TIGR04255 family protein, which yields MIASINFVEMLPQLTLVNYILPEVGNEAAAMGLATQVDVMELNVAMGARGPQAPQVPTASAGVVGRAFQKIDGGRVVAEIKVDRNSIAFAIEKYERWAEFIADFQRLVNDAMLTQLLGFVGVAVIRLEYFDRFLFSGDAKKAPVAELLDFSGPWAAPHALTASATGQMWHSHFGQFVKTSDGLQRLINVNVECVDANRPSGVVRTILIRTFGEDRLLPSDGYSGAPSGVLKPAYIRERLDDLHTTLKNLFAQTITPEYRTRVGLV from the coding sequence GTGATTGCCAGTATCAACTTTGTTGAGATGTTGCCGCAACTAACGCTTGTGAACTACATTCTTCCAGAGGTGGGGAATGAAGCTGCCGCCATGGGGTTGGCTACACAAGTAGATGTGATGGAACTCAATGTAGCTATGGGAGCGAGGGGACCTCAAGCTCCACAAGTACCGACCGCAAGTGCTGGTGTTGTGGGGCGTGCATTCCAGAAGATTGATGGTGGAAGGGTTGTTGCGGAAATAAAAGTAGATCGAAATAGCATTGCATTTGCTATTGAAAAGTACGAACGATGGGCTGAATTCATCGCCGATTTTCAGAGGCTTGTAAATGATGCAATGCTGACGCAGTTGTTAGGTTTCGTCGGTGTGGCGGTTATTCGCCTTGAGTACTTTGATAGATTTCTATTTTCTGGTGATGCAAAGAAGGCTCCGGTAGCGGAGCTTTTGGATTTTTCTGGACCCTGGGCCGCGCCTCATGCGCTTACGGCTTCTGCTACAGGTCAAATGTGGCATTCACATTTCGGTCAGTTCGTAAAAACGAGCGATGGCCTTCAGCGTCTGATCAACGTGAATGTGGAGTGTGTTGACGCAAATCGACCTTCTGGGGTTGTTCGAACCATCCTTATTCGAACTTTTGGCGAGGACAGGCTTCTGCCTTCTGATGGATACAGCGGCGCGCCCTCAGGGGTGCTGAAGCCCGCGTACATTCGAGAGCGACTCGACGACCTCCATACAACCTTGAAGAATCTTTTTGCCCAGACTATAACCCCAGAGTACCGCACTCGCGTTGGCTTGGTCTGA
- a CDS encoding N-acetylmuramidase domain-containing protein — translation MTIDEMIAAGFRGRAEPLGRDDVAVMARAAGLDPAVLAAVLQVEAAGTGFDRSGRPTMLREPHVFFRCLDVAKRRQAQDAGLAWPVWRPGHYPASADQRYADLVAACAIDPVAALMSCSWGIGQTLGENWRLCGHASVVEMVECAMRSEAEQVGTMLAFIRARRLDVPLQAHDWARFARGYNGPAYRRHDYDGRLARAHAAALEQRPPQPEAALGDGVLRLGDKGELVRAMQMRLGDRGYAAGAADGWFGRITEQAVRAFQGEQRLVVDGKVGHKTAAALGLNFWPAG, via the coding sequence ATGACGATCGACGAGATGATCGCCGCGGGTTTCCGCGGGCGAGCGGAGCCGCTCGGGCGCGACGATGTGGCGGTGATGGCGCGCGCGGCCGGTCTGGACCCGGCCGTGCTCGCCGCCGTTCTCCAGGTCGAGGCGGCGGGGACCGGATTCGATCGGTCCGGGCGGCCGACGATGCTCAGGGAACCGCACGTGTTCTTCCGCTGCCTCGACGTGGCAAAGCGCCGGCAAGCGCAGGATGCCGGCCTCGCGTGGCCGGTGTGGCGGCCGGGGCATTACCCGGCGAGCGCCGACCAGCGCTATGCCGACCTCGTCGCGGCCTGCGCAATCGACCCGGTGGCGGCACTGATGTCGTGCAGCTGGGGGATCGGCCAGACCCTCGGGGAGAATTGGCGCCTCTGCGGCCACGCGTCGGTGGTCGAGATGGTGGAATGCGCCATGCGGAGCGAGGCCGAGCAGGTCGGGACGATGCTCGCCTTCATCCGTGCCCGGCGGCTCGACGTGCCGCTGCAGGCCCATGACTGGGCGCGCTTCGCCCGCGGCTACAACGGACCTGCGTATCGGCGGCACGACTACGACGGGCGTCTCGCCAGGGCCCATGCCGCGGCTCTCGAGCAGCGCCCTCCGCAGCCGGAGGCGGCGCTCGGTGATGGCGTGCTGCGGCTCGGCGACAAGGGCGAGCTGGTGCGGGCAATGCAGATGCGACTTGGCGATCGGGGCTACGCCGCCGGCGCCGCGGACGGGTGGTTCGGCCGCATCACCGAGCAGGCGGTGCGGGCTTTCCAGGGCGAGCAGCGGCTCGTCGTGGACGGCAAGGTCGGACACAAGACCGCCGCCGCCCTCGGGCTCAACTTCTGGCCGGCGGGCTGA
- a CDS encoding IS5 family transposase, whose amino-acid sequence MRSTHTASPFSPRRSTPRPAERGAAAQAIGRSRGGPTRIIHALTDGTGRPLAFVLSPGNVADITVAPDLLRLAPPSRIFLGDQGYDARFLRELAASRGARVVIPNHPTRRNPHPFDPEAYKARNAIEPMFCRIKDFRRIATRYDRLARNFASAVALVAAITWWT is encoded by the coding sequence ATCCGCAGCACCCACACCGCCTCGCCCTTTTCCCCGCGGCGCAGCACGCCTCGGCCGGCGGAAAGGGGGGCCGCGGCGCAGGCCATCGGCCGTTCGCGAGGCGGCCCCACGAGGATAATCCACGCCTTGACCGACGGAACCGGCCGGCCGCTCGCCTTCGTGCTGAGCCCCGGCAACGTGGCCGACATCACCGTCGCGCCTGATCTGCTGCGCCTTGCTCCCCCGTCCCGGATCTTCTTGGGCGATCAGGGATACGACGCCCGCTTCCTCCGGGAGCTGGCGGCAAGCAGGGGCGCGCGCGTCGTCATTCCCAACCATCCGACGCGCCGCAACCCGCACCCTTTCGACCCAGAGGCCTACAAGGCCCGCAACGCAATCGAACCCATGTTCTGCCGCATCAAGGACTTCCGCAGAATCGCCACACGCTACGACCGACTCGCTCGAAACTTCGCTTCTGCCGTCGCTCTCGTCGCCGCAATCACGTGGTGGACGTGA
- the cas1 gene encoding CRISPR-associated endonuclease Cas1, which translates to MQTPGARITKKDFTLVIQVEGEADRTVPLDEVSDVVLAGPVSLTTPAVHELLRRDVSVTWMSSGFWYLGSTGREGPKSAVNRTAQYTFAADDARRLAFARELVAAKIRNGRTMLRRNWRGETGERGPVLDRLALLADRTARAETRDGLLGLEGEAAALYFRALPKLFAEPVATMPAFAFERRNRRPPADPVNACLSLAYALLTRTFASATSAVGLDPWKGVYHVERPGRPALALDLIEPFRPLLADSAVLMALNNGELGSDDFVFAAGGCNLTPRSRRTLVAAYERRLDQETTHPAFGYQISMRRLIQVQARLFARFCAGEIPRYPHYVPR; encoded by the coding sequence GTGCAGACGCCGGGGGCGCGCATCACCAAGAAGGACTTCACGCTGGTGATCCAGGTGGAGGGCGAGGCCGACCGCACCGTGCCGCTCGACGAGGTCTCCGACGTCGTCCTCGCCGGCCCGGTGTCGCTGACGACGCCGGCGGTGCACGAACTCCTGCGCCGCGACGTCTCCGTCACCTGGATGTCCTCCGGCTTCTGGTATCTCGGCTCGACCGGCCGCGAGGGCCCGAAGAGCGCCGTCAACCGCACTGCGCAATACACCTTCGCCGCCGACGACGCCCGCCGCCTCGCCTTCGCCCGCGAACTGGTCGCGGCGAAGATCCGCAACGGCCGCACCATGCTGCGCCGCAACTGGCGCGGCGAGACCGGCGAGCGCGGCCCCGTGCTCGACCGTCTCGCCCTCCTCGCCGACCGTACGGCCCGCGCAGAGACCCGCGACGGCCTGCTCGGCCTCGAGGGCGAGGCGGCCGCGCTCTACTTCCGCGCCCTGCCGAAACTGTTCGCCGAGCCCGTCGCCACCATGCCGGCCTTCGCGTTCGAGCGGCGCAACCGCCGCCCGCCGGCCGATCCGGTCAACGCCTGCCTGTCGCTGGCCTACGCCCTCCTCACGCGCACCTTCGCCTCGGCCACCTCGGCGGTGGGCCTCGACCCGTGGAAGGGCGTCTACCACGTCGAACGCCCCGGCCGTCCGGCACTGGCGCTGGACCTGATCGAGCCGTTCCGCCCGCTGCTCGCCGACAGCGCCGTGCTGATGGCGCTGAACAACGGCGAACTCGGATCGGACGACTTCGTCTTCGCCGCCGGCGGCTGCAACCTGACGCCGAGGTCCCGTCGCACCCTCGTCGCCGCCTACGAACGCCGGCTCGACCAGGAAACCACCCATCCCGCCTTCGGCTACCAGATCTCCATGCGCCGGCTGATCCAGGTGCAGGCGCGCCTGTTCGCCCGCTTCTGCGCCGGCGAGATCCCGCGCTATCCGCACTACGTCCCGCGCTGA
- the cas7g gene encoding type I-G CRISPR-associated RAMP protein Csb1/Cas7g — protein MTETLTDTLIASMTEDPRGPVALVLRRRLLPVEGESGVIFPPTYADIGYSIDELADGTKVATIDSVGAQANRMEPLFKKARPGRPENPLSALVPHVEIVVGNDKVVDLLDVGHRLGDALVRCTELADEARAAFAALLRDGDATAIAKLAPTSLLFGAWDSRETQAKLPRIVQAVIRAWDVDILHRAAQYNPPIDYVAEGALAETSDKAQNDTRSAQGFRHAPAVWRDDARKEQVLGGVHVRGEIRRDVTINLVALRQIGGDRGPDLRAYVLGLALVAAADPGESFLRQGCLLTPDPAVPPVWDLVGRDGTRRPIRLNPDEAFRIAAAAAAAYGVVPGTRTVTFDKARAQGALDAKKDAKAAKKAKAAG, from the coding sequence ATGACCGAAACGCTCACCGATACGCTGATCGCATCCATGACCGAGGATCCGCGCGGCCCCGTCGCGCTGGTGCTGCGCCGCAGGCTCCTGCCGGTGGAGGGCGAGAGCGGCGTGATCTTCCCGCCGACCTACGCCGACATCGGCTACTCGATCGACGAGCTCGCGGACGGAACCAAGGTCGCGACCATCGACAGCGTCGGCGCCCAGGCGAACCGGATGGAGCCGCTGTTCAAGAAGGCGCGGCCCGGCCGGCCGGAGAATCCGCTGTCGGCTCTCGTCCCGCATGTCGAAATCGTCGTCGGCAACGACAAGGTGGTTGACCTGCTCGACGTCGGCCACCGCCTCGGCGACGCGCTGGTGCGCTGCACCGAGCTCGCCGACGAAGCGCGGGCGGCCTTCGCGGCGCTGCTGCGCGACGGCGACGCGACCGCGATCGCCAAGCTGGCGCCGACGTCGCTGCTGTTCGGCGCCTGGGACAGCCGCGAAACCCAGGCGAAGCTGCCGCGCATCGTGCAAGCGGTGATCCGCGCCTGGGACGTCGACATCCTGCACCGCGCAGCGCAGTACAATCCGCCGATAGACTACGTCGCCGAAGGGGCGCTGGCGGAGACGTCCGACAAGGCCCAGAACGACACTCGCTCGGCCCAGGGCTTCCGGCACGCCCCGGCGGTCTGGCGCGACGATGCCCGCAAGGAACAGGTCCTCGGCGGCGTCCACGTCCGCGGCGAAATCCGCCGCGACGTCACGATCAACCTCGTCGCCCTCCGCCAAATCGGCGGCGACAGGGGGCCGGACCTGCGGGCGTACGTGCTCGGCCTCGCCCTCGTCGCCGCCGCCGACCCGGGCGAGTCCTTCCTGCGCCAGGGCTGCCTGCTGACGCCCGATCCCGCCGTGCCGCCGGTGTGGGACCTGGTCGGGCGCGACGGCACGCGGCGGCCGATCCGGCTCAACCCCGACGAGGCGTTCCGCATCGCCGCGGCGGCCGCCGCCGCATACGGCGTCGTCCCGGGAACCCGCACGGTCACTTTCGACAAGGCCCGGGCGCAGGGTGCCCTCGACGCCAAGAAGGACGCCAAGGCCGCCAAGAAGGCGAAGGCGGCCGGATGA
- the cas8g2 gene encoding type I-G CRISPR-associated protein Cas8g2: MARASIPVDLGNPGQVFACLGLMEAAEILLGGAEGGFDWSGADTRFHLSAAGERNPVAAVLEFLAEARAEADAPSGSDLAAKEAGVPTSEMPQGLFPCPLPNTPSALPCRLLSPDGTRAVPITHWVDRSVVGLDSVKFWAGMAGYSGTALVRDMLDQIRPLDGNRLAAAVADPFGTKDPLPVSAPQTSNLRLDYRGGNIPFDAGFAPNAHSGYVMTGFPLVEVLAAIGLENARPERPDPRDKLVYRYAAWGRSVPPSLARPLLGAADLGIPTRIFRMCLDWPGQENQARAITSVREEPVR, translated from the coding sequence ATGGCGCGGGCCTCGATCCCGGTCGACCTCGGCAACCCCGGCCAGGTGTTCGCCTGCCTCGGCCTCATGGAGGCGGCCGAGATCCTGCTCGGCGGCGCGGAGGGCGGCTTCGACTGGTCCGGCGCCGACACGCGGTTCCACCTGTCGGCCGCGGGCGAGCGGAACCCGGTGGCGGCGGTGCTGGAGTTCCTGGCGGAGGCGCGGGCGGAGGCCGATGCGCCGTCCGGCTCCGATCTGGCCGCGAAGGAGGCCGGGGTTCCGACGTCCGAGATGCCGCAGGGCCTCTTCCCCTGCCCGCTGCCGAACACGCCGAGTGCGCTGCCCTGCCGTCTTCTCTCGCCGGACGGCACGCGGGCCGTTCCGATCACCCATTGGGTCGACCGGTCCGTCGTCGGGCTCGACAGCGTCAAGTTCTGGGCCGGCATGGCGGGCTATTCCGGGACGGCCCTCGTCCGCGACATGCTCGACCAGATCCGCCCCCTCGACGGCAACCGGCTCGCCGCGGCCGTCGCCGATCCGTTCGGCACGAAGGACCCGCTGCCGGTGTCCGCGCCGCAGACGAGCAACCTCCGGCTCGACTATCGCGGCGGCAACATCCCGTTCGATGCCGGCTTCGCCCCCAACGCCCACTCGGGCTACGTCATGACCGGCTTCCCGCTGGTCGAAGTGCTGGCCGCGATCGGACTCGAGAACGCGCGCCCGGAGCGGCCGGACCCGCGCGACAAGCTGGTCTACCGATATGCGGCCTGGGGCCGCTCGGTGCCGCCGTCGCTCGCCCGTCCACTGCTCGGGGCGGCCGATCTCGGTATCCCGACACGCATTTTCCGCATGTGTCTCGACTGGCCGGGCCAGGAGAACCAGGCGCGCGCCATCACGTCCGTCCGCGAGGAACCCGTCCGATGA
- the cas2 gene encoding CRISPR-associated endonuclease Cas2 has protein sequence MPATPAPARRSNAEHAYVVTYDIADPKRWRRVFKIMKGYGRWLQLSVFHCRLDGGRRIEMAAALEASIDHGSDHVLILDLGPADDVDLQVESLGKSFAPIVREAVVI, from the coding sequence ATGCCCGCCACGCCCGCGCCGGCCCGCCGCTCCAACGCCGAACACGCCTATGTCGTCACCTACGACATCGCCGATCCGAAGCGCTGGCGGCGCGTCTTCAAGATCATGAAGGGCTACGGCCGCTGGCTGCAGCTCTCCGTCTTCCATTGCCGGCTCGACGGCGGCCGCCGCATCGAGATGGCCGCCGCCCTGGAAGCGTCGATCGACCACGGCAGCGACCACGTCCTCATCCTGGACCTCGGCCCGGCCGACGACGTCGACCTGCAGGTCGAGAGCCTCGGCAAGAGCTTCGCGCCAATCGTGCGCGAGGCGGTGGTGATCTGA